The following coding sequences lie in one Halogeometricum rufum genomic window:
- a CDS encoding acyl-CoA thioesterase, producing MATQRTDGEAVSLRESFTEMSEILMPNDTNNLGRALGGTVLHWMDICGAIAARRFSKRQVVTASMDHVDFLAPIELGDVVTVTGYVFDTGRTSMDVHVAVRAERPSDGVRRETASSFFSFVALDETESPAAVPTLRCPSASQTGLRDEALERRNRRRAELADELGGE from the coding sequence ATGGCGACCCAACGAACGGACGGCGAGGCGGTGTCGCTACGGGAGTCGTTCACGGAGATGAGCGAGATACTGATGCCGAACGACACGAACAACCTCGGACGCGCCCTCGGCGGGACGGTGCTCCACTGGATGGACATCTGTGGGGCCATCGCCGCCCGTCGGTTCTCGAAGCGACAGGTCGTCACGGCGTCGATGGACCACGTCGACTTCCTCGCGCCGATCGAACTCGGCGACGTCGTCACCGTCACGGGCTACGTGTTCGACACCGGGCGGACGAGTATGGACGTGCACGTGGCCGTTCGGGCGGAACGGCCGAGCGACGGCGTGCGGCGTGAGACTGCGAGTTCGTTCTTCAGTTTCGTCGCCCTCGACGAGACGGAGTCGCCCGCCGCCGTCCCGACGCTTCGGTGTCCGTCGGCGTCACAGACAGGGCTCCGGGACGAGGCGCTCGAACGCCGGAACCGTCGCCGCGCGGAACTGGCCGACGAACTCGGCGGGGAGTGA
- a CDS encoding S26 family signal peptidase has product MNDDQGETDVGDDAPRPEPDATSTESSDTPLHRFLHAQDGILLFVREVLVSVSAVVALGLVLYTISGVWPPMVAVESGSMEPHMHRGDLVFITAPDRFSPDYALDDTGVVTADVGSQRGHASFGGAGSVVVFDPPSRYGSPIIHRAHFYVEEGENWYGETDPDYVNAENCEQLQYCPAPHAGFITKGDANARYDQASGIAEPVKTEWIDGVAHLRVPYLGYVRLELAGAFVPTPVAADAPVESPDRAVNASATVADATAGPPDFESTRRTVSVA; this is encoded by the coding sequence ATGAACGACGACCAGGGCGAGACGGACGTCGGCGACGACGCCCCTCGCCCGGAACCCGACGCGACGAGCACCGAGTCGTCGGACACGCCCCTCCACCGGTTCCTCCACGCACAGGACGGCATCCTCCTGTTCGTCCGCGAAGTGCTGGTCAGCGTGTCGGCCGTCGTCGCACTCGGACTCGTCCTCTACACCATCAGCGGCGTCTGGCCGCCGATGGTCGCCGTCGAGAGCGGCAGCATGGAACCGCACATGCACCGCGGTGACCTCGTGTTCATCACCGCGCCCGACCGCTTCTCGCCCGACTACGCCCTCGACGACACGGGCGTCGTGACGGCCGACGTGGGAAGCCAGCGCGGTCACGCGTCGTTCGGCGGCGCGGGGTCGGTCGTCGTCTTCGACCCGCCGTCCAGATACGGGTCCCCCATCATCCACCGCGCGCACTTCTACGTCGAGGAGGGGGAGAACTGGTACGGCGAGACCGACCCCGACTACGTCAACGCCGAGAACTGCGAGCAGTTACAGTACTGTCCCGCACCGCACGCGGGGTTCATCACGAAGGGCGACGCGAACGCTCGCTACGACCAGGCCAGCGGTATCGCCGAACCCGTCAAGACCGAGTGGATAGACGGCGTCGCGCACCTCCGCGTGCCCTACCTCGGGTACGTTCGACTCGAACTGGCGGGGGCGTTCGTTCCGACGCCGGTGGCGGCCGACGCTCCGGTCGAATCACCCGACCGAGCGGTGAACGCGTCCGCGACGGTCGCCGACGCGACGGCTGGACCCCCGGACTTCGAGTCCACCAGACGGACCGTCTCGGTTGCGTAA
- a CDS encoding aspartate kinase translates to MRVVAKFGGTSLGSGDRINRAADSIAAAVEQGHEIAVVASAMGNTTDDLLDEIQFEADDRDRAEIVSMGERTSVRMLKAALAARGVNALFVEPGSEAWPVITDDVGEVDVEETKRRAAELAAGLDGVVPVVTGFLAQNHDGEITTLGRGGSDTTAVMLGRYMDADEVVIVTDVEGVMTGDPHVVEGARNVGRITVDELRNLSFRGAEVVAPSALSYKDDDLAVRVVHYQHGDLLTGGTLIEGEFQNLIDMQENPLACVTVAGRSIRNRPGILADLSQALREHDVNVDAVASGMDSVTFYVSEDLAEEAENLLHEKVVDEPSLSSVTVDDDIAVIRVTGGELPNRPGVMLDIVQPVSEAGINIHDVITSATSVAIFVAWDDREETLKIVQEEF, encoded by the coding sequence GTGCGAGTAGTCGCGAAGTTCGGGGGGACCTCCCTCGGCAGCGGTGACCGCATCAACCGCGCGGCGGACTCCATCGCCGCCGCGGTCGAACAGGGACACGAGATAGCCGTCGTCGCCTCCGCGATGGGGAACACGACGGACGACCTGCTGGACGAGATACAGTTCGAGGCGGACGACCGCGACCGCGCCGAAATCGTCTCGATGGGCGAACGGACGAGCGTCCGGATGCTGAAGGCGGCGCTGGCCGCCCGCGGCGTGAACGCGCTGTTCGTCGAACCCGGCTCCGAGGCGTGGCCGGTCATCACGGACGACGTCGGCGAAGTCGACGTCGAGGAGACGAAACGACGCGCCGCCGAACTCGCCGCCGGACTCGACGGCGTAGTCCCCGTCGTCACGGGCTTTCTCGCGCAGAACCACGACGGCGAGATAACCACGCTCGGCCGCGGCGGGTCCGACACGACGGCCGTCATGCTCGGTCGCTACATGGACGCCGACGAAGTCGTCATCGTCACCGACGTCGAGGGCGTCATGACCGGCGACCCCCACGTGGTCGAGGGCGCGCGGAACGTCGGTCGCATCACCGTCGACGAACTCCGGAACCTCTCGTTCCGCGGGGCCGAAGTCGTCGCCCCCTCCGCGCTCTCGTACAAGGACGACGACCTGGCCGTCCGAGTCGTCCACTACCAGCACGGTGACCTCCTGACCGGCGGCACCCTCATCGAGGGCGAGTTCCAGAACCTCATCGACATGCAGGAGAACCCCCTCGCCTGCGTCACCGTCGCCGGTCGCTCCATCCGAAACCGGCCGGGCATCCTCGCGGACCTCTCGCAGGCGCTCCGCGAACACGACGTGAACGTCGACGCCGTCGCCTCCGGGATGGACTCTGTGACGTTCTACGTCAGCGAGGACCTCGCCGAGGAGGCCGAGAACCTCCTGCACGAGAAGGTCGTGGACGAACCGTCGCTCTCGTCGGTCACCGTCGACGACGACATCGCGGTCATTCGCGTCACGGGCGGCGAACTGCCGAACCGCCCCGGCGTCATGCTCGACATCGTCCAACCCGTCTCGGAGGCGGGCATCAACATCCACGACGTCATCACCTCCGCCACCTCCGTCGCCATCTTCGTCGCGTGGGACGACCGCGAGGAGACGCTGAAGATCGTCCAAGAGGAGTTCTGA
- a CDS encoding DNA-directed DNA polymerase II small subunit produces the protein MPLETPTLVVRELARHGYNAEREAVTLIAGAADPETTLARAVEHAGADAFRVTADDVRAVLDGGPNATDAPVSTPDSPAASERAAGDPSTESSAEPSVDPSTSTGDSTAVEGTAADSAPPETTESPSGRRSDPSLRSLSITGDMTGQSTGTGEYADFVKVFKDRYEKLSRQLRGRVNHRPAEAIQSMSGGSDAAMVGLVNDIRSTASGHWLVELEDTTGTFPCLVMKDRDFAAGVDELLMDECIAVEGTLSDDAGIMFVDSMHWPDVPRTYRPNTADRHVQAALISDVHVGSQEFMADAWHRFADWLHTEEAERVEYLLVAGDMVEGVGVYPNQDEELDIVDIYDQYEQFSEHLKEVPGDIEIVMIPGNHDAVRLAEPQPGFDEELRDIMDVHDARITSNPSTVTLEGVNVLMYHGVSLDEVIAELPAESASYDDPHKAMYQLLKKRHVAPQYGGHTRLAPEKQDYLVMEEVPDIFHTGHVHKLGWGKYHNVLAVNSGCWQAQTDFQKSVNIDPDSGYAPIVDLDTLDMTVRKFS, from the coding sequence GTGCCTCTGGAGACGCCGACGCTGGTCGTCCGCGAACTCGCTCGTCACGGCTACAACGCCGAACGGGAGGCCGTGACGCTCATCGCGGGCGCGGCCGACCCCGAGACGACGCTCGCGCGGGCGGTGGAACACGCCGGTGCCGACGCGTTCCGCGTCACGGCCGACGACGTCCGCGCCGTCCTCGACGGCGGCCCGAACGCCACCGACGCGCCCGTCTCCACACCCGACTCGCCCGCCGCCTCCGAACGCGCCGCCGGCGACCCGTCCACAGAGTCCTCTGCGGAACCCTCCGTAGACCCCTCCACTTCGACTGGAGATTCGACCGCAGTCGAGGGAACAGCGGCCGATTCAGCTCCACCCGAAACGACGGAGTCACCGAGCGGTCGTCGGTCCGACCCGTCGCTCCGGTCGCTGTCCATCACGGGCGACATGACCGGACAGAGTACCGGGACCGGCGAGTACGCCGACTTCGTGAAGGTGTTCAAGGACCGCTACGAGAAACTCTCGCGGCAACTCCGCGGCCGGGTGAACCACCGGCCGGCCGAGGCCATCCAGTCGATGTCCGGCGGGAGCGACGCCGCGATGGTCGGACTCGTCAACGACATCCGGTCGACCGCCAGCGGTCACTGGCTGGTCGAACTGGAGGACACGACGGGGACGTTCCCCTGTCTCGTGATGAAGGACCGCGACTTCGCCGCCGGCGTGGACGAACTCCTGATGGACGAGTGCATCGCCGTCGAGGGAACGCTATCGGACGACGCGGGCATCATGTTCGTCGACTCGATGCATTGGCCCGACGTGCCGCGGACGTACCGGCCGAACACGGCGGACAGACACGTGCAGGCCGCCCTCATCTCGGACGTCCACGTCGGCAGCCAGGAGTTCATGGCGGACGCGTGGCACCGCTTCGCAGACTGGCTCCACACCGAGGAGGCCGAACGCGTCGAGTACCTCCTCGTCGCCGGCGACATGGTCGAGGGCGTCGGCGTCTACCCGAATCAGGACGAGGAGTTGGACATCGTCGACATCTACGACCAGTACGAGCAGTTCTCGGAACACCTCAAGGAGGTACCGGGTGACATCGAGATAGTGATGATTCCGGGGAACCACGACGCGGTGCGACTGGCGGAACCTCAACCCGGCTTCGACGAGGAACTCCGCGACATCATGGACGTCCACGACGCGCGCATCACCAGCAACCCCTCCACCGTCACCCTCGAAGGGGTGAACGTGCTGATGTACCACGGCGTCTCCCTGGACGAGGTCATCGCCGAACTCCCCGCCGAGTCGGCGAGTTACGACGACCCGCACAAGGCGATGTACCAACTGCTGAAGAAGCGGCACGTCGCCCCGCAGTACGGCGGTCACACACGTCTCGCACCCGAGAAGCAGGACTACCTCGTCATGGAGGAGGTGCCCGACATCTTCCACACCGGTCACGTCCACAAACTCGGCTGGGGGAAGTACCACAACGTCCTCGCCGTCAACTCCGGGTGCTGGCAGGCGCAGACCGACTTCCAGAAGTCCGTCAACATCGACCCCGACTCGGGCTACGCCCCCATCGTGGACCTCGACACCTTAGACATGACCGTCCGCAAGTTCTCCTGA